The sequence below is a genomic window from Sorangiineae bacterium MSr12523.
CAAATTGCGCGTCGTCGAGGCGCTGCGGCGAGTCGCGTGAGGCAACATGATTCCCATTCGATACAATGTACGAAGCCTCGCCGTGCGCAAAACCACGACATTGGCTACCGCATTTGGCGTGGCGCTCGTGGTCTTCGTATTCGCCTCCGCGTTGATGCTCTCCGAGGGCATCAAACGAACCCTGACGACCTCGGGAAATCCCAATGGCGCAATCGTAATGCGCAAAGGAAGCGACAACGAGCTTTCCAGTGTCATCGAGACGCCCACCATGAGCCTTTTGCTCGCCGCGCCCGGGGTGGAGCACGACCAGGCAGGCGGCAACCAGCCGCTGGGCGCCGGGGAAATCGTCGCGGTGAACACGATTGAAAAGCTGGGCGCCGATGGCATCAGCAACGTACAACTTCGCGGCGTGACCGATTTATCGGCCAAACTGCGCACCAACTTGAAAATCGTGGCCGGGCGCGCGCCCGCCCCGGGCAGCGACGAGGTCATGGTCGGCGAGCGCATCCGCGGTCGCTTCCGCGGACTCGATTTGGGGCAAAGCTTCGAGTTGAAAAAGAATCGCCAAGCGAAGGTCGTGGGCATCTTCACCGCGGGCGGCTCCTCGCACGAGTCCGAGGTATGGGTCGATCTGGAGGTGCTGCGCACGGTCTTCCGCCGCGAGGGCGTCGTCTCCTCGGTGCACGTCTTGCTGGAGTCCCCGGCCGCCTTCGATCGATTCCAAGCCGCCGTGGAGCAGGACAAGCGCCTCGGCCTTTTGGCCATGCGCGAAGTCGACTATTACGAGAAGCAATCCGAGGGCACGAGCATGTTCATGCAAGTGCTCGGCACGCTGATCGCGTTATTCTTCGCCATCGGCTCGATGATCGGCGCCATGATTACGATGTACGCCGCCGTCGCAAACCGCCAACGCGAAATAGGCACATTGCGAGCGTTGGGCTTTTCGCGCCGGAGCATCCTCTTCTCATTTCTGGTCGAATCGATGTTCCTGGCCACCCTAGGCGGGGCCATGGGCGCAGCCGCCTCGCTGCTCATGGGGTTCGTAAAGTTCTCCATGATGAACTTCGCCAGCTGGTCCGAAATCGTCTTCGAATTCCACCCCACCCCGGGCATCCTGATATCCGCCGTCGTGCTATCAGGCGCCGTCGGGCTGATTGGCGGCTTCTTCCCCGCCCTCCGCGCCGCCCGCATATCCCCAGTTACCGCCATGCGCGCCTAAAGAAGAGAAATTCACATGAAGGCGGGAAGGCGGGAAGTTTTTTTTGGGATTTCAATCAGCCAACGAGGTGAATTGAACCCCCAAAAAGCGTTCCGCGCCCTCTGTGCCGGCAGTCCTTCCCGCCTTCCCACCTTCATGTGAATTCTCTCATCGCTAAATGGGTTGAGAGGGTGCGACAACATGCCGCAGCGACAGGATGCCGCATCGGTTCTCCCGGCAATTCACGCTACGGATCGGGTTCCACCTTCGTGAGGAGATGCCACATGGAGAAGAAGGAAACGAAGAAGCCGAAGAAGTCGGTCGAGATCGTGCGCGTGCGTGAAATTCACGTGGGCGATGTCGGCGCGGCATCGTGTGCAACCATCTGCAGCGCGATTAGGCTGTAGTGGAGCAGATGGAAGAGCACGAATCCTCTTCCACCCCGGCCTTCCCCGGTTCATCGCCGGGGAAGCCCTCCGGGGTCCGCACTGTCC
It includes:
- a CDS encoding ABC transporter permease, yielding MIPIRYNVRSLAVRKTTTLATAFGVALVVFVFASALMLSEGIKRTLTTSGNPNGAIVMRKGSDNELSSVIETPTMSLLLAAPGVEHDQAGGNQPLGAGEIVAVNTIEKLGADGISNVQLRGVTDLSAKLRTNLKIVAGRAPAPGSDEVMVGERIRGRFRGLDLGQSFELKKNRQAKVVGIFTAGGSSHESEVWVDLEVLRTVFRREGVVSSVHVLLESPAAFDRFQAAVEQDKRLGLLAMREVDYYEKQSEGTSMFMQVLGTLIALFFAIGSMIGAMITMYAAVANRQREIGTLRALGFSRRSILFSFLVESMFLATLGGAMGAAASLLMGFVKFSMMNFASWSEIVFEFHPTPGILISAVVLSGAVGLIGGFFPALRAARISPVTAMRA